Sequence from the Christiangramia fulva genome:
ACTATGCTTACATTCACAGATGGACGACGATAATAATCGTGCCATGGGCGGTAACCATAATGACGGTTATATATATTTACAAAACCTGAGCAATGTGTAAAGTGGTGGAAATTATTATAATGCATATACATATTACCAATGCTGGCCACCATGCCAAATGAATTATAATTGATTACCACATTACCTGCCTGAACGATCCTTCCGTAATAATCGTAATAAACGGGCACGGTTTCAATTTGAATTACGGCTCCATAATCGTCGTACTGTACGTAAGGTTCATAATTATAACCGGAATTATAGCTAATATTTACGTTAGGTGTCGCAACATGGAATGAACTTCCTCTCCTGAAATCAGGATTAAAGTAAAAATCAAATTCTCCGTTAGGATAAACAGCGAATTCAACGCCATCTTCAACAAAAATAAAAGGCTCGTCGTAAAAATTTATTGAAACGGATTTCGCCATCTCCGCTGCTGTCGCTGACCATCCAATGAACAGGAAAGCAAAAATATAGGTCAGGTTTTTCATTTTAGTAATGTATTTATTTAAGAACATTTTGTCTTGTTAAATACAAAGCACGTGCCAAAGTCCGAAAAGACTCATTATAGCCGTGATTGAGCGATAAAGGAGTTCGGTAAAACTTTTAAAAACAGAAGGTTATGGCCATTTTAATTTTTGTTTAAGGTACTGAGCCGTATAAGAATCTTTTACTTTGCTCAATTCTTCGGGAGTACCTGTTGCGACAACATAGCCTCCTTTTTCACCACCTTCGGGACCAAGATCAATGATATAATCGGCGCATTTTACCAAATCCATATTATGTTCGATCACGACTACAGTATGCCCCTTGGCAATTAAAGCGTTAAAAGATTTCAGAAGCTTTTTAATATCGTGAAAATGAAGGCCGGTGGTAGGTTCATCAAAAATAAAAAGAGCCTTTTGGTTCGAATTTCCTTTGATGAGGAAAGAAGCGAGTTTGATGCGTTGTGCCTCACCACCTGAAAGAGTTGACGAGCTTTGGCCAAGCTGAACATAACCGAGTCCCACATCTCTTAAAGGTTTTAATTTTTTTGCAATTTTATCCTGCCCGTGATCCTTGAAGAAATCGGTGGCATCATCAATGGTCATATTCAGAATATCATCGATATTTTTATCCTGAAAAGTCACCTCGAGAACTTCCTTTTTAAACCGCTTACCATTGCAAACCTCGCATTCCAGGTGGACATCGGCCATAAATTGCATTTCAATAGTCACTTCGCCTTCCCCTTTACAGGTTTCACAACGACCGCCTTCTACATTGAAAGAAAAATGTTTGGCTTTAAAACCGCGCAATTTGGAAAGCCGCTGATCGGCAAATAAATTCCTGATGTCATCATAAGCCTTGATATAAGTCACCGGATTTGATCGTGAAGACCGGCCGATTGGGTTTTGATCAACAAATTCGATAGTTCCAAGGTTCTTGAAATTACCTTCAATAGAACTGAATTGCCCGGCTTTTTCTCCGTATCCTCCAATTTCTTTTTGAACAGCAGGGTATAAGATCCTTCTCACCAGCGTACTTTTTCCGCTTCCCGAAACTCCGGTGATCGCTGTAAAAACTCCAAGAGGGATTTCAACATCTATATTTTTTAAATTGTTTTCCCTTGCTCCTTTGATTTTTATAGAATTTTTTGAAGTTCTTCTTTTTTCGGGTACTTCAATTTGTAGTTTTCCGTTAAGGTATCCGGCGGTAAGGGAATCAGACTTCAGAATATCCTGCATGGTTCCGGTTGCAGCTACATGGCCACCGTTTGTTCCCGCTTCGGGACCGATATCGATGATCTCATCAGCGGCATTCATAATTTCTTCATCATGCTCAACTACGATTACGGTATTCCCGAGATCTCTCAGGTTTTTAAGTACGCCAATCAATTTTTCGGTATCCCTGGGATGTAAGCCAATGGAAGGTTCATCCAGAATATACATAGAGCCTACCAGGCTGCTTCCGAGGGAAGTCGCAAGATTGATCCGTTGTGATTCCCCGCCTGAAAGCGTATTCGATTTACGGTTGAGTGTAAGATAATCGAGACCAACATTTGAAAGAAATTCCAGCCGATTTTGAATTTCGGTTAAAAGACGCTTTGCGATTTGTTGATCATATTCATTTAATTCCAGATTTTTGAAGATCTCTCTGACTTTATCAAGCGGTTTTTCCACGAGGTCGGTAATGCTATAACCGTTGATTTTTACATATTCAGCTTCTTTTCTAAGTCTTTTTCCTTTGCATAAAGAGCATCGGGTTTTTCCGCGGTATCTAGAGAGCATTACCCTGTTCTGAATTTTATAGGCCTTGCTTTCCAGGAACTGAAAGAATTCATTGATCCCGTCAAAATATTGATTGCCGTTCCAAACAAGATCCTTCTGCTCATCGGTAAGCTCAAAATAAGGTTTATGAATAGGAAAATCGAATTTATGGGAGTTATTGACCAGCTGGTCGCGATACCAGCTCATACTTTCCCCACGCCACGGAAAAATGGCATTTTCATAAATAGAAAGAGCTGTATTGGGAATTACGAGATCTTCATCTATCCCGATCACATCACCATAACCTTCGCATTTGGGGCAGGCCCCGTAAGGATTATTAAAACTGAAGAGATGAACATTCGGCTCAATGAAGGTCATTCCGTCGAGCTCAAATTTGTTGCTGAAATGTCTTTCGCTGTGATCGGAAAGTTTTTCAACACAAAGTTCTCCTTTACCTTCAAAAAAAGCGGCTTCAGCAGCATCGGCAAGGCGGTTATAGAAATCCTCATCGTCTTTGGTAATGATTCTATCTATCACCAGGCTGGTATTGTCCTGATTGGTTTTACTGAAATCAGCTTCATCGATACGCACAACATCTTTATCAATTTTTATACGGCTGTAACCCTGTTGCGCGAGGATCTTGATTTTCTTTTCAAGGGAACGGCCTTCCTCCACGTGAATAGGGGCAAGAAGAAGCAATTTTTCCCTTTCGGGAAATTGTTTAATATAGTTGATCACATCGGTGACAGTATCTTTTTTGACTTCATTTCCGGAAACAGGAGAAAAAGTTTTTCCAATCCGCGCGAAAAGCAGCTTTAGATAATCATAAATTTCAGTAGAAGTTCCAACCGTTGATCGCGGATTGGTAGAATTTACCTTTTGCTCGATCGCGATGGCGGGAGCGATTCCTTTTATATAATCCACTTTCGGTTTATCCAGACGGCCAAGAAATTGCCTGGCGTAGGAGCTAAGACTTTCCACATAACGACGCTGTCCCTCGGCATAAAGCGTATCAAAAGCCAGACTGGATTTTCCCGAACCAGACAAACCTGTGATCACTACCAGCTTGTTGCGGGGGATGACGGCATTGATATTTTTAAGATTGTGCAGTTTAGCACCTTTAATAATAATGTTTTTCTTTGGATCTACTTTGCTTATATCTGCGACCATATTTTAATTGTAAGGCTGCAAAGTTACTCAATATGAGGCGGGAAAGAAAGCTGGGAAAAACCTATAGTAATGTTAAATATTTAAGGTTTTATTTGTATTTCTCGATTTTATGTTGCTATATTTGAAGCATAACAATCCGAAATTTATTGCCTATTGCATACAGTTACTTTTTAAAACCCTAAATAACCTAACCCTCAGGAAGCCCTAAGTCCTGAACATTAAAGTAACTGTTATGAATAACACCAAGCTTTCTGATGCTTTACTGGTAAAGCATTATCTGGATGGAAGTGAAGATGCTCTGGCCGCTCTCATCAATCGTCATCAACACCGTATTTACAGTTTTATTTTTTCCAAAGTTTTTGATAAGGATATTGCAGAAGATATCTTTCAGGATACTTTTATTAAAGTGATCCGAACCCTGAAACGCGGAAAATATAATGAAGAAGGAAAATTTCTTCCCTGGGTAATGCGGATCGCCCATAACCTGGTTATTGATCATTTCAGAAAAAACAAGCGAATGCCCAAATTCGACAATAGCGGGGATTTTAATATTTTCTCTGTTTTGAGCGATAATTCTTTGAATGCTGAAAAACAATTGATCAAAGACCAGATTGAGTCTGATGTGCAGGAATTAATAAAAGAACTTCCGCCAGATCAGCTGGAAGTGCTTACCATGAGAATTTATAAGGATATGAGTTTCAAGGAAATTTCTGAACGCACCGGAGTAAGTATTAATACTGCCCTGGGCCGCATGAGATATGCACTTATTAATCTGAGGAAAATCATCGAAAAACGTAACTTAATTTTAACGAATTAAAGAAACAATATTCCCCTTAATGTTGCGTTATTCATTAAAACCAACATTAAATTTTACCAAATGGGGAAACTTTACTTTAAAAATTCTTCGAAAGAAGAAAAAATTAATCAAAAACCATCAAAAGAAACAGTTCAGTTTCTTTTAAGTTATTCTCAAGCACTGAGTGTGATTGAATGCCAGAAGATGAAGTTTGAAATGCTTCTGAATTAGTTAAAAAAAGACCTGTAATTAGCCGCAGGTCTTTTTTATTTCTCTAACTCACTTCTGTTTTTTCAAATATTCATTAATCACGCTTTTTCTTCCAATTTTTTTGGTGATTATATCTTTATCCAGATCCCAGCCACGGGCAGGAGAATACTGGCGACCATACCAGATAATTTGAAGATGTAACTTATTCCACAAATCTTTAGGAAAAAGTCGTTTCGCGTCTTTTTCAGTTTGAACTACATTTTTGCCATTACTGAGGTTCCAGCGGTACATGAGGCGATTAATATGAGTATCAACGGGGAAAGCGGGAATGTTAAAAGCCTGTGACATCACCACACTTGCGGTTTTATGTCCCACGGCGGGAAGCTCTTCAAGCGCTTCGAAATCTGCAGGAACCTCTCCGTTATATTTTTCAATAAGGATTTTTGAAAGTCCGTGAATACCTTTTGATTTCATAGGAGAAAGTCCTACCGGTTTAATTATTTCCCGAATTTCTTCCACCGAAAGTTTTACCATTTTAAAAGGAGTATCGGCAATTTCGAAAAGTTTTGGGGTAATCTGGTTGACCCTTAAATCGGTGCTTTGCGCTGAAAGAAGTACGGCTATTAAAAGGGTATACGGGTCTTTGTGATCCAGCGGAATGGGGATTTCAGGATAAATATGGTTTAATGTGTCTATTACGAACTGAACTTTTTCTTTTTTAGTCATAAAAGCTTTAATTTTGGGTAAAAATAGCAATTATGACAACATTGAAAGCAGGGGACAAGGCTCCCGATTTTAAAGCTGAAGATCAGGATGGAAATGAAATCAAACTTTCTGACTATAAAGGCAGGAAACTGGTTTTGTTCTTTTATCCAAAAGCAAGTACTCCTGGCTGTACAGCAGAAGCCTGCAACTTGAATGAGAATTATGATAAATTGAAGGAGGAAGGTTATGAAATTCTGGGAGTAAGTGCCGATTCAAAAAAGAAGCAGCAAAATTTCAAGGAAAAATACGATTTTCAGTATCCGCTTTTAGCCGATGAGGATAAAAAGTTGATCAATGCGTATGGCGTTTGGGGACCGAAAAAGTTTATGGGAAAGGAATACGAGGGTATCCATCGCACCACTTTTCTTATTGATGAAAATGGAAAAATTGAAGAAGTTATCTCAAACGTAAAAACTAAAGAGCATACTGATCAAATTCTTAAATAATTACTGAGAAATAAATTTTTATAGGAAAAAGGCGAATTTTATTCGTCTTTTTTTATGCTCGCCTTTTCGATGGTCGCAATACTATCACAATTTACGACCTTTAGTTCAATAGTTTCGTTAGCGGGTTTACCTGAAACATAGTAAATATTACAGGGCTTTTTATGCACTTCACTCTTTCCGAAGTCAACATCTCCATTTTTAAATATTCTCGCTACCACCGAAGTATCTATTTGCTGAGATTTGAAAAATTGAAGGGATTCTTCAGAAAAAACCCGGTCTTTAGAGCGCAGCTGAAGCAATACCCTTCCGTTTGGTCCATAGCTGCAGGAAGCTCTTTTTCCGCCTAAAAAAAATAAGACAATTACAATTCCAAAGAAAAATCCCAGGCCATAATACCCGAAACGATGAAGCATTCGCATAATTAGAAAATCAAGAGATTGATGTCACGGTATGAAAGATTGAACCAGTCGGCAATCGATTTATTGGTTAAAATTCCGTGGTAAAAATACAAACCATTCCGTAGACCGCGGTCAAATCTCAAGGTATTTTCGAGTCCGCCTTCTTCACCAATATGTAAAAGGTAGGGAGTGAAGATATTGCTGATTGATAGCGAAGAGGTTTTGGCGTAACGGGATGGAATATTGGGGACACAGTAATGAATCACATCGTGTTTGGTGAAAATGGGGTCGTCATGAGAGGTGATTTCGCTGGTTTCCACGCAGCCCCCCATATCAATGCTAACATCAATAACAACAGCGCCTCTTTTCATAGACCTTACCATATCTTCGGTTATCAAAACAGGAGATCGATCTTTACCTCTAACGGCTCCAATTACCACATCACATCTTTTCAGGGCTTTGCTGAGATTTTTAGGTTGAATGGTGCTTGTATAAAATTTTGCTCCCACACTGGCCTGTATATACCGAAGTTTAGTTAGGGAACTATCAAAAACTTTTACATTGGCCCCTAATCCCAAAGCCGATCGTGTAGCAAATTCACCTACGGTTCCGGCGCCTATAATAACAACTTCAATGGGCGGAACACCGCTGATATTTCCGAACATTAAACCATTCCCATCAACATGATTGCTCATAATTTCTGAGGCTATTAGCACCGAAGCGGTACCGGCAATCTCACTCAATGCTTTTACAATAGGATAACTTCCATCTTCATCTCTTATAAATTCAAATCCAAGTGCCGTGATTCTTTTTTCTGCAAGTTTCTGAAAATACTCTTTGCATTGCGTTTTTATTTGCAACGCGGAAATGAGGATTGTTTGCGGATTGATATAAGCCAGT
This genomic interval carries:
- the uvrA gene encoding excinuclease ABC subunit UvrA, with product MVADISKVDPKKNIIIKGAKLHNLKNINAVIPRNKLVVITGLSGSGKSSLAFDTLYAEGQRRYVESLSSYARQFLGRLDKPKVDYIKGIAPAIAIEQKVNSTNPRSTVGTSTEIYDYLKLLFARIGKTFSPVSGNEVKKDTVTDVINYIKQFPEREKLLLLAPIHVEEGRSLEKKIKILAQQGYSRIKIDKDVVRIDEADFSKTNQDNTSLVIDRIITKDDEDFYNRLADAAEAAFFEGKGELCVEKLSDHSERHFSNKFELDGMTFIEPNVHLFSFNNPYGACPKCEGYGDVIGIDEDLVIPNTALSIYENAIFPWRGESMSWYRDQLVNNSHKFDFPIHKPYFELTDEQKDLVWNGNQYFDGINEFFQFLESKAYKIQNRVMLSRYRGKTRCSLCKGKRLRKEAEYVKINGYSITDLVEKPLDKVREIFKNLELNEYDQQIAKRLLTEIQNRLEFLSNVGLDYLTLNRKSNTLSGGESQRINLATSLGSSLVGSMYILDEPSIGLHPRDTEKLIGVLKNLRDLGNTVIVVEHDEEIMNAADEIIDIGPEAGTNGGHVAATGTMQDILKSDSLTAGYLNGKLQIEVPEKRRTSKNSIKIKGARENNLKNIDVEIPLGVFTAITGVSGSGKSTLVRRILYPAVQKEIGGYGEKAGQFSSIEGNFKNLGTIEFVDQNPIGRSSRSNPVTYIKAYDDIRNLFADQRLSKLRGFKAKHFSFNVEGGRCETCKGEGEVTIEMQFMADVHLECEVCNGKRFKKEVLEVTFQDKNIDDILNMTIDDATDFFKDHGQDKIAKKLKPLRDVGLGYVQLGQSSSTLSGGEAQRIKLASFLIKGNSNQKALFIFDEPTTGLHFHDIKKLLKSFNALIAKGHTVVVIEHNMDLVKCADYIIDLGPEGGEKGGYVVATGTPEELSKVKDSYTAQYLKQKLKWP
- a CDS encoding RNA polymerase sigma factor, whose protein sequence is MNNTKLSDALLVKHYLDGSEDALAALINRHQHRIYSFIFSKVFDKDIAEDIFQDTFIKVIRTLKRGKYNEEGKFLPWVMRIAHNLVIDHFRKNKRMPKFDNSGDFNIFSVLSDNSLNAEKQLIKDQIESDVQELIKELPPDQLEVLTMRIYKDMSFKEISERTGVSINTALGRMRYALINLRKIIEKRNLILTN
- a CDS encoding endonuclease III domain-containing protein, with translation MTKKEKVQFVIDTLNHIYPEIPIPLDHKDPYTLLIAVLLSAQSTDLRVNQITPKLFEIADTPFKMVKLSVEEIREIIKPVGLSPMKSKGIHGLSKILIEKYNGEVPADFEALEELPAVGHKTASVVMSQAFNIPAFPVDTHINRLMYRWNLSNGKNVVQTEKDAKRLFPKDLWNKLHLQIIWYGRQYSPARGWDLDKDIITKKIGRKSVINEYLKKQK
- the bcp gene encoding thioredoxin-dependent thiol peroxidase; the protein is MTTLKAGDKAPDFKAEDQDGNEIKLSDYKGRKLVLFFYPKASTPGCTAEACNLNENYDKLKEEGYEILGVSADSKKKQQNFKEKYDFQYPLLADEDKKLINAYGVWGPKKFMGKEYEGIHRTTFLIDENGKIEEVISNVKTKEHTDQILK
- a CDS encoding alanine dehydrogenase encodes the protein MAKQQVSPFTKEQLIPQEETLEIYKKRGDLFIGIPKETSYQEKRICLSPDAVAAITAHGHRVMIEAGAGKWARFSDKDYSDAGAEITKDTQKVFSCPIILKIEPPSFEELAYINPQTILISALQIKTQCKEYFQKLAEKRITALGFEFIRDEDGSYPIVKALSEIAGTASVLIASEIMSNHVDGNGLMFGNISGVPPIEVVIIGAGTVGEFATRSALGLGANVKVFDSSLTKLRYIQASVGAKFYTSTIQPKNLSKALKRCDVVIGAVRGKDRSPVLITEDMVRSMKRGAVVIDVSIDMGGCVETSEITSHDDPIFTKHDVIHYCVPNIPSRYAKTSSLSISNIFTPYLLHIGEEGGLENTLRFDRGLRNGLYFYHGILTNKSIADWFNLSYRDINLLIF